The Planctomycetota bacterium region GCCGGCGAGGTTGCACGAGATCGTAAACACGTCTCCCATATACATTTGCAGCGGATCATCGGCCCTCTCACCCACGCGGAAGGCCGCCGTGGGCGCAGTGGGGCAGGCGATGGCATCCACCTTCTTGAACGCCTCGTCGAAATCCCGCTTGATCAGCGATCGCACCTTGGAGGCCTTGAGGTAGTAAGCGTCGTAGTAGCCGCTACTTAGGGCGTAAGTTCCGAGCAGGATGCGGCGCTTGACCTCGGGTCCGAAGCCCTCGGCCCGCGACCGCGAGACCATCTCGATCAGATCCGCCTGGTCACCGGCGCGGTGGCCGTAGTGCGCGCCATCGTAGCGCGCCAGGTTCGAGCTGGCCTCGGCCGTGGCGATCACGTAGTAGACCGCCACGGCGTAAGCCGATAGGCTACCATTCTTTACGTCAATCCTGCTGTGCGGCAGCGATATCTCGGTTACCTCGGCGCCCTGCCCCGCCAGCACCTCGACCGCATGACGCACAGCGCCCTCCACGTCGCGGTCCATGCCCTCGATGAAGAACTCCCGCGGCAAGCCGATTCGGCGGCCACGGATGTCAGCCTCCAGTTGCCCAACGTAGTCGGGCACGGGCTCGGGGGCGGAGGTGGAGTCGCGCGGATCATGCTGCGCGATGACGCCAAGGAGGAGCGCCGCATCGGTCACATCGCGTGTCATCGGGCCGACCTGGTCGAGCGATGAGGCGAAGGCGATCAGGCCGTAACGCGAGACGCGGCCATAGGTTGGCTTCATGCCCACCACGCCGCAGAAGCTGGCCGGCTGGCGGATGGAGCCGCCCGTGTCGGAGCCGAGGGCCATCGCCGCCTCGCCGGCGGCCACGGCCGCGGCCGACCCCCCGCTCGAGCCGCCGGGCACTCGGTCGAGGTCCCACGGGTTCCGCGAGGCGCCGAACGCTGAGTTCTCGGTGGACGAGCCCATCGCGAACTCGTCGAGATTGGTCTTGCCGACGGGCACGGCCCCCGCGGCAAGGGCTCGCTCGACCACGGTGGCGTTGTAGGGCGGCACGTAGCTGGCCAGCATCTTCGATGAGCAC contains the following coding sequences:
- the gatA gene encoding Asp-tRNA(Asn)/Glu-tRNA(Gln) amidotransferase subunit GatA produces the protein MTPHELTGHQIREKIVAGGLTAEAAARACLERIGTVEGKLHAFVSVDAEGALRRAREIDAALARGEKPGALCGIPIAIKDNLCTAGTRTTCSSKMLASYVPPYNATVVERALAAGAVPVGKTNLDEFAMGSSTENSAFGASRNPWDLDRVPGGSSGGSAAAVAAGEAAMALGSDTGGSIRQPASFCGVVGMKPTYGRVSRYGLIAFASSLDQVGPMTRDVTDAALLLGVIAQHDPRDSTSAPEPVPDYVGQLEADIRGRRIGLPREFFIEGMDRDVEGAVRHAVEVLAGQGAEVTEISLPHSRIDVKNGSLSAYAVAVYYVIATAEASSNLARYDGAHYGHRAGDQADLIEMVSRSRAEGFGPEVKRRILLGTYALSSGYYDAYYLKASKVRSLIKRDFDEAFKKVDAIACPTAPTAAFRVGERADDPLQMYMGDVFTISCNLAGIPGIAVPCGFTSGGLPIGLQLLGKPFDELGLLQLARAHERATDHHLRRPPL